The DNA region GACCTCAGCGCTTGTGAGGTGAGCATGCTGCTCTAGGTGTGAGAGGCACAGACACACCAGGAATGGGactgggagaggggaagaatgGGGCTGTTGGCCACCTGTCCTCTCCACTGTGGCCTAAGTGGCCTGAGCATCCCACTTTGTACTTCCAGCTGCGCTCGGCTGGTGCCCAGGTGATACAAGACTTAGTGTGTGATGTCAGTGCTGTGAGCTCCTTGGATCTGGCTGATAACGGTGAGGCTGCTGGGGAACACATCCTCTCATCAtccaccccaccctgcccccacaGCATCCCCCTGTGTATGACTCTAGTTACCCCCCAGGTTTCGGCTCAGACATGGTGACTCTGGTGCTGGCCATTGGGAGGAGCCGATCCTTAAGACATGTGGCGCTTGGAAGGAACTTCAATGTCCGGTGCAAGTGAGCTTCCCTCCCATCCCTGGCTATCCCAGACAGCACCCCACTGCCTTAGGCCCCTGACCAAACAGCATCTGTGTCCACAGGGAGACCCTGGATGACGTCCTGCACCGGATTGTCCAGCTCATGCAGGATGACGACTGTGTGAGTTCACAGGACCTTGCAAAGTCCTCGGGCAATAGACCCCTTTGACCCTTCTTTCTTGCTTCCTCAGACCCTGTGGTCTACTCCCATTGCTAATCACTTAACTCCAATATCAATAGCTTTCTTTTAACCCTAGCCTCTGCAGTCTCTGTCTGTGGCTGAGTCAAGGCTAAAGCTAGGTGCCAGTGTCCTGCTGCGGGCCCTGGGCACCAATCCTAACCTGACATCACTGGATATCAGCGGAAATGCCATGGGGGATACAGGCGCCAAGATGCTGGCCAAGGCACTACGAATCAACACAAGGCTCCGGTGGGCAGGGTCATCTTAGGGGTGGGACCATTAGGGTAGGAGGGTGTGGCAAGAAGCAGAGTGCTGAGCTAAATGGCAGGGCTGAAGGAGCAGACCAGTGGGTGAATGGGCAAGGCCTGTGAGTTGGGTGTGGCCTTGTGGGGCTCTGCTCCCAACTGAAGTCCAGCCTGGCCCAGGTCTGTGATATGGGACCGGAACCAAACATCTGCTCTGGGCTTGCTGGATGTGGCCCAGGCCCTGGAGCAGAACCACAGCCTGAAGAACATGCCTCTGCCACTGAATGATGTGGCTCAGGCACAGCGTAGCCGCCCGGAACTAACTGCCCGTGCAGTCCACCAGGTGGGGGTTCCCTCCTCCCCTGTGCTTCTCCACATAATGGTTCTGTCCCCTGCCATTTCTAAATATCTCTTTCTCCCAGATCCAAACCTGTCTCTTGAGAAACAACCGGGCAAATCCTGTCTCTTCTGACCATGCATCCTGCCTTCAGCCACTGGGTCTGGTCTCAGATCGCTCAGAACAGGTCAGTGTTGCCTGCCCCAACCTTGAGTAAGCCTCCATAAGTCTGAGGGTATGACTTTCCTGGGGCCAAGGTGCCAGAGTTCTGCTCTCTCAGAAAatttcctctccttggtctagaGACAGCCAGCCACTACTGAAATAGGTTTCCAAATAACACCCCTAATTTAAGTATGTAAACAGATTTTCCTGTTGAAGACaggaagtattttaaaatcttcccTCACTTCCTGGAGCCTCATCTCTGATTTTCCACTCAACAGCActctcctcctttctccactCACCTCTGTGGCCAAACCCAGCAGCTCCATCTCTGGCTTCATCCCTCCACTACTTAGACTTTTCAAGACATCTCTACCTTTGCATTCCCAATCCTAAGCTTCAGACATCTTGATCCAACATCCTATGGTGGCTGCATGCTACACACATTCAAGTGATCTCATCTCTCCAAAGCCCAATTCTCTAACCTGGGGCCCAATTTCCTTGGTGCCCACTACCACCAAAGTGCTGTGGACAGAGATTTAAGTGTCCTTCCAGATCCATCCAGTTTCCTCCTGGCCACATTGGAGCCCTCACAGTCCTCCTTGGTCCTGTCTCTGGACCAGTTCTTAAACATGCACTGCTCAGTTAGGTGCAGcagtgcacccctgtaatcccagcttcttgggaggctgaggcagaaaatgcaagctcaaggccagcccaggcaacttggtgagaccctgtctcaaaataaaaaccaaaaatgtctgggaatatagctcagtaatagaactcttgcctggcatgtgcaaggttcaagcctcagtacaacaacaacaacaacaaaaacaaaaccaaagcagcaacaacaaaatgtaCTCCTCACCTCAACACGAGATATCCCTTGCGGGGCTTGGgttgaagttcagtggtagagtgcttgcctaacatgtgcaaggccctgggtttgatccttagtaccacataaaaataaataagtaaaataaaggtattgtgtccaactacaactaaaaaaagatgaatatttagaaaaaatatcccTTGCTTCCCCAGTCCCTCCTCCATGACTTCTCACTATCGTCTCTCCCCCAGCCCCCaacccactcatccatccatgcTCTGTCTAGGTGGATGGTGGACAGACTGAGCTTCTACAACACAGAATGACTCAcaacttctttccttcctgttctgGGCACTTAGGAAGCACTGAGTCCCTAAAATGGCCCAAAGGAAGAGACACTGCTCTCTTCCTTAAACAGGATTCCTAAGCAGCTGGCCTGATTATGTAGTTTTAGAGATCCTGGGAGGGATGTAGGCAGGCCTGGGGGACTGGGAGGGGACTAGGCCTGGACTGATCCCTAATGCCCCCAGGAAGTGAACGAACTGTGTCAGTCGGTGCAGGAGCACATGGAGCTGTTGGGCTGTGGGGCTGGGCCCCAGGGTGAAGCTGCTGTGCACCAAGCTGAGGATGCCATCCAAAACGCCAACTTCTCTCTCAGCGTGAGCACTCCCCTTCCCATTATAAGGACCTTTCCCCTCTTAGTCATATGTCAACTTGTAACTCCTTCTATTCTTTGGTCCTCAGATACTCCCCATTTTGGATGAAGCTGGGAATTCCCCAAGCCATCACTGGCAGCTGCAGCAGAAGCTAGAGAGCCTCTTGGGACAGGTGGGCAAACTCTGCCACCAGGACATCCAGGTGAGATGGTACTCCTGCACCAGCTCTACCTCCATATGCATATCCTCATCCTATAGACCTGACAGTGGTATCAATTGAGTCAATGAGGGATTTGTAAGAGTCACAGCCTCAAGCCAAGGGACATGGGTCCTAGCTACACCCTCATCATACTTGGACCTTTGTCCAGGACTTCACTCAGGCCACCTTGGACACAACAAAGAGCCTCTGCCCACAAATGCTGCAGGGACCTGGCTGGAGGGAGCAGCTAGAAGGGGTCCTTGTAGGCTCAAAGGGCCTCCCAGAACTGCTTCCAGAACAGCTGCTGCAAGATATCTTCACTAGGCTCAGGTAAGCAGGGTGGGGCTGAGTTGGGTGGGGCTGAGTTGGGTAAGGCTGAGCAGAGCCAgcacactaaccctcacccttttcTGCCCATAGGGATATGCGGCTATCAGTCACCAGGACCCTGGCAGAGAGCATTGTGACTCAGGCTCTGGCCGGTCTAAGTGCAGCCCGGGATCGGCTGGTGAGGAGTTGTGTACATATTTGCACATGTACACATGCTGTGACCTGGCCATCCACCTAGCAGGGGCTTTGTAATATCTTTTGGGGTCATGTAGTCCAGGACTACTTCAGAGTTCCCTTAGCACTGTCCATCTCTAGGTTGTCTGATATTACAGGTAGAGAATCTTGCTGAGCAGGCACCAGTAGCAATGCCCCCAGCCCTACCAGCACTGGATGGAGGTGAGTCCTGCTCCCTCAGACCTGGGGAATTGGAATGTCTTTTCTtccctgaggaagagaaggaagtggaagaggaggaggaggagaaggtaaGCAGTCTCAAAATTCTAGGCCTTGAACTCAAAATCTTTCCATCTTGCTTTGGGATATGGAAACAGTTTTTCTGGAGTTGTGCCCCCAGCCTGAAGTTGTGCCCTCCTCACCAGGATGACTGTCCATCAGGAAAATGGCTTGAGCCCAGTCACTGTTTTCACCTGGTTCCCTCTGGTCACCGTAAGTCAAGGTCTTGGGGAAGGAGAGTTTACTCAAGCGGGCTGAAACTCACTCCATTAGACCTGGGGACCTGGACACCTTGACGCTCATTCAGTCCTGTTTCCAGTACTTTCTAACCCTTGCCTGGGCCAGGCCAAGACCCTGTGCAACCTGCAAAGCTGAGGTCAGCACGGAGTGAGATTTGAGCAGATCTGGGCCAGAACACCGGCTCCCTAGCCTTCCCTGCCTGTTCCCTACCCCGAGAACATGCGTTCTTGATGATGGTGCGGAGCCGCGCACTCGGGGCCGCGCTCAGCACCACGGACAGTGGCGGCGGGGGAGGGGCTGGCGGCGTAGCCGGGCCCCTCCCCGCGCCCTGGGCGGGTCCCCCGCCGCCCTAGCGCCTCCGCCGCCACCTCCTCGGACTCCTGCTCCTTGCTCTTCTGGTGCTCTCACCTCAGGTGCTGCTGAGGAAGCGGAGCGGGAGCCCGAGCTGGCGGCTCCTGGGGAAGATGCGGAGCCGCAGGCGGGGCCGTCCGCGCGTGGCTCTCCAAGCCCTGCCGCCCCCGGACCCCCAGCCGGCCCGCTGCCTCGCATGGACCTGCCACCCGCCGGACAACCCCTGCGCCATCCGACTCGGGCCCGGCCAAGGCCACGCCGCCAGCACCACCATCGCCCCCCGCCGGGGGGCCCCCAGGTGAGCGCCCTTCCCCCACTCAGGAGCTTTTAGACCTAAGGGTCATAAGTGGCCTGATGGCTCCTCACGGGTGAGGGCTGGCAGGGAGTCGGGTTGTGGGGGCCCAAGGCCACCTGGTCGTAAGTCCTCGGTCGCGTCCTGGCTTCTTCCCGGCCACCCGCTACCCCAGGCCATGCCTGAGAGGCCACTGGTGTGTGGGTTTCATGTGGGATGCGCCTCAGAGTGGCCCGCTGCATGGGTGGATGTGTGAGGGAGGGTGTCCGTCTTGCCCTCTTTCCCCGGGTGTTACTGATAGGTGCTAGGCAGCCGAGCCGCGGGGACAATCCTGCGACTCCTGCGAGACCGGTCAGTATATAACAGGGGAGATGCATGCATGGGCTGGGTACCAGCAGAAGGCAGAAGCTGGCCtgagccccccccaccccccgcccgaGGGTCTGACGCAGCAGCCGGCGCCACTAAGCCGGCAGCaggccggggtgggggtgggggtactgcAGGAACTGTTGGGAACAGTGGGTGCTAAGTAGGAGTATGTGACCCCCGCGGGGTGGTAGGGCTGTAGCCTACTGGTGGCCTGGTGTTTCAGGGAATGAGATACTTGGACAAGAACTGGTgtgggctggggggctggggcagCAGTTAGAGGGAGCACTCCTGCCCAACACTGGACAGTGGAGGGTCTGGTGTCAGCTAAGGCTACCCCAGCTCCTAGTGTTACCAGGGTCAACAGCTACACTGGAGGGAGAAGACACAAGTTCACCCAGCCCTGACCCCTGACCTCATGGTATCCCCCAGGTGCCTCCAGCCCTACCACAGGAAGGGAATGGGCTCAGTGCCCGCGTGGATGAGGGTGTGGAGGAATTCTTCTCCAAAAGGCTGATCCAGCAGGATCGTCTGTGAGCGAGGGGCATTGCTGAGGGTGGGAGGGGGGTGCTGCCCATGGGCTTCTGCACTTACTGCTGGTTATCCCCACAGCTGGGCCCCCGAGGAGGACCTGGCCACTGAGGGGGGTCCCACTCCTGTCCCCCGTACACTTCGAAAGAAGCTGGGCACTCTCTTTGCCTTTAAGAAGCCTCGTTCAACACGGGGTCCCCGGCCTGATCTAGAGACCAGCCCTGGGGCAGCAGCCCGTACCCGGAAATCCACACTTGGAGATTTGCTGCGGACACCAGCGCGGCCTGGGCGTGGTGAAGATCCTGGTGGGGTTGAGGGAGGCACCAGCAGCCCTGACACTGCCCGCAGGAGCCGGCCTCGCTACACACGGGAGAGCAAGGCCTACTCGATGATACTGCTGcctgctgaggaggaggaggcaacACTGGGTGCCAGACCTGATAAGGTGAGGCCTGGTGACAGGGACAAGGACTCTTCTGGAACTGAGGGCAGTGGGTTCTCTCCTTACTTATCTCTGTCCCAGCGGAGGCCCTTGGAGCGGGGAGACACAGAATTGGCCCCATCCTTTGAACAGCGGGTACAAGTGATGCTGCAGAGGATCGGCGTAAGCCGAGGCAGTGGGGGTGCCGAAGGCAAGAGGAAGCAAGTGAGTTGGGGAGGTCATGAGTGTGAAGTGAGGGGGCAGAAGACATGTGGCAATCTGTGGGTGACATATGTGACCAAGGGGGAGGAGACTTATGACACACacaaatttaattttcagttcaACTCCCTTCCCTCTCAAAATAGTCTCAGACTTAACTTTATTCCCTTCTGGCTTCTGACCTGGCCCAGGATACTGATCTTTTCTAGGACCTAAGAAAGTACTTCCTCTGCAGATCTAACAGAAATCAGACCCTGTACCTATACTTGAAACAGCCACGGGACTTCCCCTTAAGACCTTGTCCAAACTCCTAATCCTGCTACATGGTCCTATAGAGCCTTGGCCACCATAGGCCTCACTGCTCTCCTCCTTTGGGGAATGAGCCTCCTCAGGTGTTCCACAGCATGACTCCTCCCTGCTTCACATCCAGTCTCATCATGGGTTACACCAGGTTCCTCCTCAGCCATTCCTGTATTTCCTTCCTTGGCTGCCTTGCTAATGTCATTTTTTAATCATAGTCCCTCTTAAGAACCACAGTCCAtcctgctgggtgtggtagcccaagcctataatcccagctatttggggaggctaaggcaaaaggacTCCAAGTTTAATGccaacctaagcaatttagtaagaccctgtctcaaagtataaAAGGCtagggggtgtaactcagtggtagaacacttatcTAGTATGTGTAAAATTCTGGGTTtgaaccccaccccccacccccgcatgcacacacacacaaccctatGTACCATCTACTTAATAGCTTTTCAGGAAGAACATGGTATAAAGTGAGACCCAGCCTCCATTTAGAAACAAAGTGTGACAAATACCACAGAATTAAGAAATAACATTATGTGTCTACAAATGTGCATGCATATTTTGATGTGCCAACTACCTGTCATCCCAGACTGTGAACTctcagggggctgggggtgggtttGCCATGTTCTGTGGCTGGGTGATAagaataagaatgaataaatggacaaggctagggtgagaggggcagggctggggtgtgactgTCTTGTTTCCTACAGAGCAAAGATGGTGAGATCAAGAAAGCTGGCTCAGATGGTAAGTGGGAATCTGGGTAAGGTAGTATATTAGGGGCAGGGAGGTATCCTTAGAGATAGTCCCTACCTCACTGggcacattggcacatgcctgcccagtggcatgggaggctgaagcaggaagattgaaaattcaaagccagcctcagcaatttagtgaggccctttctcaaaataaaataaatacaaaggcctggggatgtggctcagtggttaagcatccctgggttcaatccccagtaccacaaaagaaaagataGTTGTTACCTCAGTTACTCTTCTGGGGGAGCGGGAGGGACCAGagttttttctttcccttgcccCTAATGCCTGGTGTCTGAGCCCCCAGCCCCAACTTGCAGGTGACATTATGGACAGTTCCacggagacccctcccatctcgATGAAGTCACGTACCCACTCTGTCTCTGCTGGTGAGTAAAGGCCACTCTGAGTTATGGGAGGTGCAGGGACAGGCAAGAGAGGGGGTAAGACCGTTGCTCAGACCCATCTCCAGGACCTGGACCAGGTCTTGACTGACAACCTTCTCCCTGCAGACCCCTCATGCAGACCTGGCCCAGGGGGCCAGGGGCCTGAGTCTGCCACCTGGAAGACACTGGGACAGCAGTTGAATGCAGAGCTCAGAGGACGTGGTTGGGGCCAACAGGATGGTCCAGGACCTCCCTCCCCTTGTCCCAGCCCAAGCCCCTGCAGAGCCAGCCCCTCCCCAGACAGCTTGGGCCTCCCAGAGGACCCTTGCTTGGGCCCCAGGAATGAAGGTAGGCAGGCAAACCACCCccaaccctgggctggggcctaGGGAGTCCTGGCTGGAAACTTGTCTCCCTGGAGACCctgaagatgggagggaagggctGGAATGGGAGTAACTATTGGGAGCGTATCCTGATACCCTGGCCTCCCCCAGATGGCCAGCTGAGGCCGCGGCCTCTCTCGGCAGGGCGACGAGCAGTGTCTGTGCATGAGGACCAGCTCCAGGCCCCTGCTGGTGAGGGACACACCTCCATGTGTGCTTGAGTGCAGGAGATTGGGGAGGCTAGGCTCCTGGGTTTTCTGTGGTCTGGCCCTTGGAGAAATCCAAGAGCCAGAAGGCCAGGTGCAAGGGTTTGACAAGCCCTCCTACATCCTGGCTCTACCTCCCAAAGAACAACCTCTACAAGGGGTAGGACAACACAGGGAACAGGGAAGCTCTGAAGACAGTAGTCTTCTTAGAGTGTGTGTGCATTCTTGCATGACTGCAGATGggaaaaatggctggggatgcacAAAGAGCTAACCTTTTTGTGCTCCTTAGAACGGCCTCTGAGGCTTCAGCGCTCCCCTGTCCTCAAGCGCAGGCCAAAGCTCGAGGCACCCCCATCCCCAAGCCTAGGTAAGAGGGGGCCAGGGTCAGTTGGGAGAGTGGCAGAACTACTTAGCCCAGCCCTGATGCTTTCTTTCTTCCACTCACCCCTTGCAGGATCTGGCCTTGGAACCGAGCCTCTGCTCCCACAGCCCACAGAGCCCTCTAGCCCAGAGAGGAGcccaccctccccagccacagACCAAAGAGGCGGCGGCCCCAACCCCTGATCCTCTCTTCTCTTGCCGCAtgagattattttattaaaaaacttgAAGGAAGCAGACTACATAAGTTTGTCCACACCTAGACACAGATCTGTACATGCATATCCTCTGATGTGCCTGCATGACTCCTCACACTTGAGTTAGCTCAGACACTGGCGGTGGCTCCATCAAAAAGTGCAAGGCCCATGCCACAAGTTGGGGAGGGAGCCTGGGAAGAAACCATGGCTACAGGTCAAGGTTGCCTGGAACTGGTGACCATCAGAGTAGGggcagggctagggatatagcctAGAAGTAGACCAtctgcctagcaagtgtgaggccctgggttctcatccccagcactgcaaaacacaaaaaaactCAACAACAGAGTaagtaaatgtgaaaaaaaacctgggataagtaaataaaataacagagtAAGGGCAGCTCCAGGCACTCACCTGACAGCGTGGACCTGAGCACAGAGGGAGGCACAGGGTAGTTCATACTCATATTGGAAGGTGGAACCATCACGATGCCTCTTTGGGGGGTCCTGAAAGGAGTGTGGTGTCTAGGGGGGATCAACAGGACCCCTAATTCCTTCCAAAGCTACGCTTACCCAACTCCCAGCTCTATTCAGGGCCCTCCCCATTCTATTCTTCAATTACAGAGGGGCAATACTCACCCAGACAGGGCAGGGCTCCTGGACTCCCTTGGCTCCAGTCCTTGGAAAAGACCGCTGGTTCTTGTGGGGCAACCCTAGCTCTCTGAACTCCAGGCTAAGTTTATGGGCCCTGGTCACATGGGCCTGGTATGGACTGGGGTTATGGTCGAAGGGCGAGAGACTGGGAGTGCAGCTCAGAAGTGGGGAGTTGGATGTATGACTGGGGTGTGGGGAACTGAAGGGCGGGGATCCAGAGGCTGAGCAGATGGCAGGAAGGGACTGGGAGCTGTGCTTCTGTACCAGGTCCGGGGCAGCCAAAGGCAGGGCAGGCAGAAGGCTGATGCTGGCACTGCTTTCCTCCAATGGCATGTGACAGGTTAAGGCAGGAGTTCCTGGGAAGGAAGAGACTCACTATGGGTACAGTCCTCTCAGACCAGCTGAGTGGCCCAAGAGCTCAGCCAGGCCTGCAGGGTCTGTGGTCACCCCATCACTGCTGCAAACTTTTACAGCATCCTGTGCAGTCTGGGAACCTTACTGACAGCAGTGAGTGCTTGTGGCCTGAGCACCATCTCCCCTGAGGAACTGGATGAGGAAGAATTAGAGATCAGGTTCAAAGATGGGTCCTGCAGAGCCAGTTTTGATAGGGACAACTCACAACCAGTCTGGGGGTTCTTGGGATGTGCATCAGCACTGTGGGCCCTGGGTTCTAGAGATTCTTCTTTTGACCTCTCCAGTTCTCCTTACCTTGTACCTTCTGACTTGAGCCCAGAGAGCTTAGAATTTGCTGGTCATTTTCAGGAATGTGCAGCAACAAGCTGGGGACAGAGTACACAGCTTCTCCCTGTGGGATGTGAACTCTTAGCCTAGCCTTTGCCCAATTCCTTACCCTGACATCTCCCAGGGGAAGCCTGACACTAACCATGGCCCTGCAGCGTGAGGCAGCCCAGTGGGTGAGTGGGGGTGCTGTGCAAGGGCCTGTCAGCACTAGGCAGCTCTCAGCTAGATGTACTAGTGCCCCCCGATGCTGCTGGTCCTCCTGCACTTCATCCAAAAGCTGGGACAGTGTTAGGCCTGCGGACAGGAGACCAAGTAATCAAAGGGAAGGAAATATAAGGTGGTAGGGGTACTTACTGAAAATGCACAGTGATGACAGAAAGGAAACTCCATAGGGAATTACTTAGGGTCACTGGGCAATCCCTACTAGTACCTGCACTGGAACAGGTGGACTCTGAAAGGTGGTCCCTATAGAAAGACAGTAGACAGGCCTCAGGTTCCAGATCTGCCATCCCCTGACCCAGCCACACTTGGCCCCAGAGAACAACCCCAGACTCACTCAAGGCAGTCATACAGCTTTTTCTGCACATCCAAGTCCTGGTTGCTGAGGGAAAGAGGATAATAAGTAGTTAGTGTTACTGGGGGCCCAAGCCCTCCGGACCAAAAGCCTATGCATGTGGtggaggtattttttttcttttgagtgctGGGATTGTCAGGATCTTACACATTGTAAGCACTGTGTTACTAagctacaccaccagcccttGGAGGCATCACTTACCAACCAGTAACCAGTACCCGAGGCTGCTCAGTGGGCAGCAGGCTGAACCGGTCCACTTGGAGGTAGAACTCTGCAGGCTGAAGGGAGTGAGTTGGGGGTAAAAGTCTCAGGCTCAGAAGTTGTTATGAGAAGCCAGGCTCAGTTATCCTCCCATCCTTCCCTT from Marmota flaviventris isolate mMarFla1 chromosome 18, mMarFla1.hap1, whole genome shotgun sequence includes:
- the Carmil2 gene encoding capping protein, Arp2/3 and myosin-I linker protein 2 isoform X2 produces the protein MAQTPDGISCELRGEITRFLWPKEAELLLKTWLPQESGERSHILALLRWRAYLLHTCLPLRVDCTFSYLEVQAMALQETPPQATFELESLPELVLEFPGVAALEQMAKHVAAAIKKVFPRSTLGKLFRKPTPPSILARLERSSSAESTAPGSPCGGFLETYEALCDYNGFPFQEEIQWDVDTIYHRQGCRHFNLGDFSHLGSRDLALSVAALSYNLWFRCLSCVDMKLSLEVSEQILHMMSQSSHLEELVLETCGLRGDFVRRLAQALAGHSSSGLQELSLAGNLLDDRGMAALSRHLEHRPGALKKLSLAQTGLTQRGMRALGRALAINADFDSALTHLDLSGNPGALGASDDNGGLYSFLRRPNVLTFLNLAGTDAALDTLFAALSRGCCSNLNYLDASRNVFSRTKSRAAPAALQLFLSRAGTLRHLGLAGCKLPPDALRALLDGLALNMHIHDLHLDLSACELRSAGAQVIQDLVCDVSAVSSLDLADNGFGSDMVTLVLAIGRSRSLRHVALGRNFNVRCKETLDDVLHRIVQLMQDDDCPLQSLSVAESRLKLGASVLLRALGTNPNLTSLDISGNAMGDTGAKMLAKALRINTRLRSVIWDRNQTSALGLLDVAQALEQNHSLKNMPLPLNDVAQAQRSRPELTARAVHQIQTCLLRNNRANPVSSDHASCLQPLGLVSDRSEQEVNELCQSVQEHMELLGCGAGPQGEAAVHQAEDAIQNANFSLSILPILDEAGNSPSHHWQLQQKLESLLGQVGKLCHQDIQDFTQATLDTTKSLCPQMLQGPGWREQLEGVLVGSKGLPELLPEQLLQDIFTRLRDMRLSVTRTLAESIVTQALAGLSAARDRLVENLAEQAPVAMPPALPALDGGESCSLRPGELECLFFPEEEKEVEEEEEEKDDCPSGKWLEPSHCFHLVPSGHRAAEEAEREPELAAPGEDAEPQAGPSARGSPSPAAPGPPAGPLPRMDLPPAGQPLRHPTRARPRPRRQHHHRPPPGGPQVPPALPQEGNGLSARVDEGVEEFFSKRLIQQDRLWAPEEDLATEGGPTPVPRTLRKKLGTLFAFKKPRSTRGPRPDLETSPGAAARTRKSTLGDLLRTPARPGRGEDPGGVEGGTSSPDTARRSRPRYTRESKAYSMILLPAEEEEATLGARPDKRVQVMLQRIGVSRGSGGAEGKRKQSKDGEIKKAGSDGDIMDSSTETPPISMKSRTHSVSADPSCRPGPGGQGPESATWKTLGQQLNAELRGRGWGQQDGPGPPSPCPSPSPCRASPSPDSLGLPEDPCLGPRNEDGQLRPRPLSAGRRAVSVHEDQLQAPAERPLRLQRSPVLKRRPKLEAPPSPSLGSGLGTEPLLPQPTEPSSPERSPPSPATDQRGGGPNP
- the Carmil2 gene encoding capping protein, Arp2/3 and myosin-I linker protein 2 isoform X5, giving the protein MAQTPDGISCELRGEITRFLWPKEAELLLKTWLPQESGERSHILALLRWRAYLLHTCLPLRVDCTFSYLEVQAMALQETPPQATFELESLPELVLEFPGVAALEQMAKHVAAAIKKVFPRSTLGKLFRKPTPPSILARLERSSSAESTAPGSPCGGFLETYEALCDYNGFPFQEEIQWDVDTIYHRQGCRHFNLGDFSHLGSRDLALSVAALSYNLWFRCLSCVDMKLSLEVSEQILHMMSQSSHLEELVLETCGLRGDFVRRLAQALAGHSSSGLQELSLAGNLLDDRGMAALSRHLEHRPGALKKLSLAQTGLTQRGMRALGRALAINADFDSALTHLDLSGNPGALGASDDNGGLYSFLRRPNVLTFLNLAGTDAALDTLFAALSRGCCSNLNYLDASRNVFSRTKSRAAPAALQLFLSRAGTLRHLGLAGCKLPPDALRALLDGLALNMHIHDLHLDLSACELRSAGAQVIQDLVCDVSAVSSLDLADNGFGSDMVTLVLAIGRSRSLRHVALGRNFNVRCKETLDDVLHRIVQLMQDDDCPLQSLSVAESRLKLGASVLLRALGTNPNLTSLDISGNAMGDTGAKMLAKALRINTRLRSVIWDRNQTSALGLLDVAQALEQNHSLKNMPLPLNDVAQAQRSRPELTARAVHQIQTCLLRNNRANPVSSDHASCLQPLGLVSDRSEQEVNELCQSVQEHMELLGCGAGPQGEAAVHQAEDAIQNANFSLSILPILDEAGNSPSHHWQLQQKLESLLGQVGKLCHQDIQDFTQATLDTTKSLCPQMLQGPGWREQLEGVLVGSKGLPELLPEQLLQDIFTRLRDMRLSVTRTLAESIVTQALAGLSAARDRLVENLAEQAPVAMPPALPALDGGESCSLRPGELECLFFPEEEKEVEEEEEEKDDCPSGKWLEPSHCFHLVPSGHRAAEEAEREPELAAPGEDAEPQAGPSARGSPSPAAPGPPAGPLPRMDLPPAGQPLRHPTRARPRPRRQHHHRPPPGGPQVPPALPQEGNGLSARVDEGVEEFFSKRLIQQDRLWAPEEDLATEGGPTPVPRTLRKKLGTLFAFKKPRSTRGPRPDLETSPGAAARTRKSTLGDLLRTPARPGRGEDPGGVEGGTSSPDTARRSRPRYTRESKAYSMILLPAEEEEATLGARPDKRRPLERGDTELAPSFEQRVQVMLQRIGVSRGSGGAEGKRKQSKDGEIKKAGSDGDIMDSSTETPPISMKSRTHSVSADPSCRPGPGGQGPESATWKTLGQQLNAELRGRGWGQQDGPGPPSPCPSPSPCRASPSPDSLGLPEDPCLGPRNEDGQLRPRPLSAGRRAVSVHEDQLQAPAERPLRLQRSPVLKRRPKLEAPPSPSLGSGLGTEPLLPQPTEPSSPERSPPSPATDQRGGGPNP